A genomic segment from Deinococcus sp. YIM 77859 encodes:
- a CDS encoding cobyric acid synthase, which translates to MIQGCTSHAGKSYLTAALCRLLANEGCRVAPFKAQNMSNNAGVTPQGLEMGRAQLVQAQAARVVPDVRMNPVLLKPEADTRSQVVLLGRADAGLTALGWRERKAHLWPHVREALQSLLAEYDAVVIEGAGSPAEVNLRASDIVNMRVAREARAAVLLACDIDRGGAFAHLLGTWHCLTPEERAHLKGFLLNRFRGDPALLAPAPAWLEEQTGVPTVGVVPLLDIPLPEEDGVALKDRPSTAEDGFVALARLPRVSNLDEFAPLGSLARWVSTPAELAGARAIILPGSKSTAADLAWLRASGLAGALTRAAQAGTPVLGVCGGLQMLGRRIRDPHGVEGGGEVLGLGLLDLETEFAPDKTTRLTACTDPETGLRLTGYEIHHGQTVSGPGVQELVPGQLWRSGNVRGTYLHGLLEHPAYLERFLAWAGLTPPTPLPSLDARLDAIAERVRASLDWDFVRGLL; encoded by the coding sequence ATGATTCAGGGCTGCACCAGCCACGCGGGCAAGAGTTATCTCACGGCGGCGCTGTGCCGCCTGCTGGCGAACGAGGGCTGCCGGGTGGCCCCCTTCAAGGCACAAAACATGAGCAACAACGCGGGGGTGACGCCCCAGGGGCTGGAGATGGGCCGCGCTCAGCTCGTGCAGGCGCAGGCCGCGCGGGTGGTGCCCGACGTGCGGATGAATCCGGTCCTGCTCAAGCCCGAGGCCGACACCCGCTCGCAGGTCGTGCTGCTGGGCCGCGCGGACGCTGGCCTCACCGCCCTGGGCTGGCGCGAACGCAAGGCGCACCTGTGGCCCCACGTGCGGGAGGCGCTGCAGAGCCTCCTTGCGGAGTACGACGCCGTCGTGATCGAGGGGGCGGGCAGCCCCGCCGAGGTCAACCTGCGCGCCTCCGACATCGTGAACATGCGGGTGGCGCGCGAGGCGCGGGCTGCGGTTCTCCTCGCCTGCGACATCGATCGGGGGGGCGCTTTTGCCCACCTGCTGGGCACCTGGCACTGCCTGACGCCAGAGGAACGCGCCCACCTCAAGGGCTTTCTCCTCAACCGCTTCCGGGGCGATCCGGCGCTTCTTGCCCCCGCCCCGGCGTGGCTCGAAGAGCAGACCGGCGTCCCCACCGTGGGCGTGGTTCCCCTGCTGGACATCCCCCTTCCAGAAGAGGATGGGGTGGCCCTGAAAGACCGGCCCAGCACCGCAGAGGACGGCTTTGTGGCCCTCGCCCGCCTGCCGCGGGTGTCCAACCTGGACGAGTTTGCTCCCCTCGGTTCTCTCGCGCGCTGGGTCAGCACGCCTGCCGAGCTGGCAGGGGCCCGCGCGATCATCCTGCCCGGGAGCAAGAGCACCGCCGCCGACCTCGCCTGGTTGCGGGCAAGCGGACTGGCGGGGGCGCTGACCCGCGCGGCGCAGGCGGGAACGCCGGTGCTGGGCGTGTGTGGCGGCCTCCAGATGCTGGGCCGCCGCATCCGCGATCCCCACGGGGTGGAAGGCGGGGGAGAGGTGCTTGGCCTGGGCCTCCTTGACCTGGAGACCGAGTTCGCGCCGGACAAAACCACCCGTCTGACGGCCTGCACCGATCCCGAAACCGGCCTGCGCCTCACCGGCTACGAGATTCACCACGGGCAGACGGTGAGCGGCCCGGGGGTGCAAGAACTCGTGCCGGGGCAGCTGTGGCGAAGCGGCAACGTGCGCGGCACGTACCTGCACGGCCTGCTTGAACATCCGGCCTACCTCGAACGCTTCCTGGCTTGGGCGGGTCTCACGCCGCCCACGCCCCTCCCCAGCCTGGACGCGCGCCTTGACGCCATCGCCGAGCGGGTGCGGGCCAGCCTGGACTGGGACTTTGTGCGGGGGCTGCTGTGA
- the thrB gene encoding homoserine kinase, translating into MTLTVRTPASSANLGPGFDSLGLSLPLWTTLRITPQAGTEIVPLGSELAGTPADERNYVYRAMTLAAKRAGQPLPPARVEITTEVPLARGLGSSAAALVAGIVAGNELLGRPLSEAEVLDVAAREEGHPDNVAPALLGGIVVATLDKLGTHYVRLDPPAHLGVTVLIPDFELSTSKARAVLPQEYSRADAVHALSHAALLAAALSQGRLDLLRHAMQDYLHQIWRAPLVPGLSDILEEATGHGALGAALSGAGPTVLCFHDTREDTARLHTYLRGVMRRNGLTGRILDLPVETGGTVVKREC; encoded by the coding sequence ATGACCTTGACGGTCCGTACTCCCGCCTCCAGCGCCAATCTGGGACCGGGGTTTGACAGCCTGGGCCTAAGCCTGCCCCTCTGGACGACCCTGCGGATCACGCCGCAGGCGGGAACGGAGATCGTCCCGCTGGGCTCGGAGCTGGCGGGTACACCGGCCGACGAGCGCAACTACGTGTACCGAGCGATGACGCTCGCCGCAAAACGGGCCGGTCAGCCCCTGCCTCCCGCCCGCGTGGAGATCACGACCGAGGTGCCGCTCGCGCGCGGGCTGGGGTCGAGTGCGGCGGCGCTCGTCGCGGGGATCGTCGCCGGCAATGAGCTGCTGGGACGACCCCTGAGCGAGGCGGAGGTACTGGACGTGGCCGCGCGGGAAGAGGGGCACCCAGACAACGTCGCCCCGGCCCTTTTGGGCGGGATCGTGGTCGCCACGCTGGACAAGTTGGGCACGCACTACGTCCGCCTTGACCCGCCCGCACACCTTGGCGTCACCGTCCTGATTCCTGACTTTGAGCTCAGCACCAGCAAAGCCCGTGCCGTGCTGCCTCAGGAATACAGCCGGGCCGACGCCGTCCACGCCCTTTCACACGCCGCGCTGCTCGCCGCTGCCCTCAGTCAGGGCCGCTTGGACCTGCTGCGGCACGCGATGCAGGACTACCTGCACCAGATCTGGCGCGCGCCGCTGGTGCCCGGCCTGAGTGACATTCTGGAGGAAGCCACTGGTCATGGTGCCCTGGGAGCCGCGCTGAGCGGCGCAGGACCAACCGTGCTGTGCTTTCATGACACCCGTGAGGATACGGCGCGCCTGCACACCTACCTTCGGGGTGTCATGCGCCGCAACGGGTTGACGGGGCGAATTCTGGATCTCCCGGTGGAGACGGGGGGAACCGTGGTGAAGCGGGAGTGTTAA
- a CDS encoding MMPL family transporter produces MRALAPLVTRHPHLVLLLWALLALLSASPASLAPGRLSANPGDLKRAESTRVTTLLRERFGETDTNTALLVTRHHPPLTTAEGQATYDRFIAGLETVPGVTRVLRAGAQGVVPTVSEDGTLALTVAQIPLLEGATPTLARVRAYAAAAKSPALDVRVTGGQAIADDFTALAESDTKRSEFAALPLTGLVLLGVFGALVATGLPLVVGVLSITVAMAGLYGLTRVTEVSTFAQSVITMLGLGAGIDYALLMVNRFREELRRDGNARAAAARTVLTAGRSVLLSGLTVAIAMASLVLPPIAFVRSMGLGGVLTVLLTVLASITALPALLALLGERVNSPRLLSLTWSQNAQASAAWTAFARRVTARPGLAALLGTLFLLGLALPARQMQTGYAGAWGLTPGVESRDALTDVRRLGAGGLLSQFEVILDLEGKRYGPEDRARFQQVVGELRALPGVQTVISPFLTPADLRGELGAGGTDALAALNLLTRRSFSADRTLLRVTVVPNTPLRADEIDPFETRLRAALAGSGFRFLLGGAPVGEREFSRALTNALPPAVLTVFAATFLLLMVAFRSLLVPLKSIVMNALTVGAAYGVVTLVVQGGFLAGPLGIPQDVGVLDASLPLILFAVMFGLSMDYEIFLLSRVHEEVLQGHPNDEAVVRAVGRTARIITSAALIMFIVFCAFMAGRVVANKSIGLGLAVAVALDATLVRLVLVPAFLKLAGKWNWWLPVWLDRLLPSVRVEH; encoded by the coding sequence GTGCGCGCCCTTGCCCCGCTCGTGACCCGCCACCCGCACCTGGTGCTGCTGCTGTGGGCACTGCTGGCCCTGCTGAGCGCCTCCCCGGCGTCGCTCGCGCCGGGACGCCTCAGCGCCAACCCCGGGGATCTGAAGCGTGCCGAGAGCACCCGCGTCACCACCCTGCTGCGCGAACGCTTCGGGGAAACGGACACGAACACCGCCCTGCTGGTCACCCGACATCACCCGCCCCTCACCACAGCGGAGGGCCAGGCCACCTACGACCGCTTCATCGCCGGGCTGGAGACCGTGCCGGGCGTGACCCGTGTGCTGCGGGCCGGGGCACAGGGTGTGGTGCCCACCGTGAGTGAGGACGGCACCCTGGCCCTGACGGTGGCGCAGATTCCGCTGCTGGAGGGGGCCACACCGACCCTCGCCCGCGTGCGGGCCTACGCCGCTGCGGCGAAGTCTCCGGCACTTGACGTACGGGTGACGGGCGGGCAGGCCATCGCGGACGACTTCACCGCCTTGGCCGAGAGCGACACCAAACGCAGCGAGTTCGCCGCGCTGCCCCTCACCGGCCTGGTGCTGCTGGGCGTCTTCGGGGCGCTCGTCGCCACGGGACTGCCCCTCGTGGTGGGCGTGCTGAGCATCACCGTGGCGATGGCGGGCCTGTACGGCCTGACCCGGGTGACCGAGGTGAGCACCTTTGCACAGAGCGTGATCACCATGCTCGGCCTGGGGGCGGGGATCGACTACGCCCTGCTGATGGTCAACCGCTTTCGCGAGGAGCTGCGCCGCGACGGGAACGCGCGGGCGGCGGCGGCACGGACCGTCCTCACCGCGGGCCGCAGCGTGCTCCTGAGTGGCCTGACGGTGGCCATTGCGATGGCCTCCCTGGTGCTTCCACCCATCGCCTTTGTGCGCTCGATGGGCCTGGGCGGGGTGCTGACCGTGCTGCTCACCGTGCTGGCCAGCATCACGGCGCTGCCCGCACTGCTGGCCCTGCTGGGCGAACGGGTGAACAGTCCCCGCCTGCTGAGCCTCACCTGGAGTCAAAACGCGCAGGCCTCCGCCGCCTGGACCGCCTTCGCTCGGCGGGTCACGGCGCGGCCCGGCTTGGCCGCCCTCCTGGGCACCCTCTTCCTGCTGGGGCTGGCCCTTCCCGCTCGGCAGATGCAGACGGGGTACGCGGGTGCCTGGGGGCTCACGCCGGGGGTGGAGAGCCGGGACGCCCTCACCGACGTGCGCCGCCTGGGCGCAGGAGGCCTCCTGAGCCAGTTCGAGGTGATTCTCGACCTGGAGGGGAAGCGGTATGGGCCAGAGGACCGCGCCCGCTTTCAGCAGGTCGTGGGTGAGCTGCGCGCGCTGCCCGGAGTGCAGACGGTCATCAGCCCCTTTCTGACCCCGGCGGACCTGCGCGGCGAGCTGGGCGCCGGGGGAACAGACGCGCTCGCGGCCCTGAACCTGCTCACCCGGCGCTCCTTCAGCGCAGACCGCACCCTGCTGCGGGTGACCGTTGTGCCGAATACGCCCCTGCGCGCGGACGAGATCGACCCTTTCGAGACACGGCTGCGCGCGGCGCTGGCGGGCTCGGGCTTCCGTTTCCTGCTGGGTGGGGCCCCCGTAGGCGAGCGCGAGTTCAGCCGTGCCCTCACGAACGCGCTGCCCCCCGCTGTTCTGACGGTCTTTGCGGCAACCTTCCTGCTGCTGATGGTCGCCTTTCGCAGCCTGCTGGTGCCCCTCAAGAGCATCGTGATGAACGCCCTGACGGTGGGTGCAGCCTACGGCGTGGTGACCCTGGTGGTGCAGGGGGGCTTTCTGGCCGGGCCGCTGGGTATTCCGCAGGACGTGGGCGTGCTCGACGCTAGCCTGCCCCTGATCCTCTTCGCGGTGATGTTTGGCCTCAGCATGGACTACGAGATTTTCCTGCTCTCGCGCGTGCACGAGGAGGTCTTGCAGGGCCATCCCAACGACGAGGCGGTCGTGCGGGCCGTCGGGCGCACCGCCCGCATCATCACGTCGGCGGCGCTGATCATGTTTATCGTCTTCTGTGCCTTTATGGCCGGCCGCGTCGTCGCCAACAAGAGCATCGGTCTGGGCCTGGCGGTCGCCGTCGCCCTGGACGCCACCCTCGTTCGCCTGGTGCTCGTGCCCGCCTTTCTCAAACTGGCTGGAAAGTGGAACTGGTGGCTCCCGGTCTGGCTTGACCGCCTCCTGCCGTCCGTGCGCGTAGAGCACTAG
- a CDS encoding carbon-nitrogen hydrolase family protein: MTVLRVAAAAYPVDVHPDKRAYEAKVTAWVAEAAGRGAGLLVFPEYASLELISLLPRELHHDILGMRPALQAFLPDFLTLHARLAREHGVGIVAGSFPVAQGEGFVNRAYVFGPDGQQSHQDKLLMTRFEAEEWLISPGAGTRVFELFGVRFGVAICYDSEFPTLARRLAEGGAEVLVVPSFTGARSGYTRVRVGSMARALENQIYAVHAPLLADADWTYAVEQAVGQAAVYAPADGGLPETGLIAEGAWGQPGWLVTDLDLTLIRQVREDGHVLNWRDRTASETRPGPAEVVTLGEAVRA, from the coding sequence ATGACGGTCTTGCGTGTGGCGGCGGCGGCGTATCCGGTGGATGTCCACCCGGACAAGCGTGCCTATGAGGCGAAGGTGACGGCCTGGGTGGCGGAGGCAGCGGGAAGGGGCGCGGGGCTGCTGGTGTTTCCGGAGTACGCCTCGCTGGAACTGATCAGCCTGTTGCCCCGCGAGCTGCACCACGACATCCTGGGGATGCGCCCGGCCCTGCAGGCCTTTTTGCCGGACTTTCTCACCCTGCACGCCCGCCTTGCCCGTGAGCACGGGGTTGGCATCGTGGCGGGAAGTTTCCCGGTGGCGCAGGGAGAAGGCTTTGTGAACCGCGCCTATGTGTTTGGCCCGGACGGCCAGCAGAGCCACCAGGACAAGCTGCTGATGACCCGCTTTGAGGCCGAGGAGTGGTTGATCTCGCCGGGAGCGGGCACCCGTGTGTTTGAGCTGTTCGGGGTGCGCTTCGGCGTTGCCATCTGCTACGACAGCGAGTTTCCCACGCTGGCCCGGCGGCTGGCCGAGGGGGGAGCCGAGGTGCTGGTGGTGCCGTCCTTTACGGGCGCGCGGTCCGGCTATACCCGCGTGCGAGTGGGGAGCATGGCCCGCGCGCTGGAAAACCAGATCTACGCGGTCCACGCCCCTCTCCTCGCGGATGCCGACTGGACCTATGCCGTCGAGCAGGCGGTGGGGCAGGCGGCTGTGTACGCCCCCGCCGATGGCGGCCTTCCCGAGACGGGCCTGATCGCCGAGGGGGCTTGGGGGCAACCGGGCTGGCTGGTCACCGATCTCGACCTCACCCTCATCCGGCAGGTGCGCGAGGACGGCCACGTGCTGAACTGGCGTGACCGCACCGCCAGCGAGACGCGCCCCGGCCCGGCAGAAGTTGTGACCTTGGGTGAGGCCGTCCGTGCCTGA
- the cobU gene encoding bifunctional adenosylcobinamide kinase/adenosylcobinamide-phosphate guanylyltransferase yields the protein MIVFVTGGARSGKSRFAERRAAAAGAEVTYLATAQALDAEMAERIARHRADRPASWLTAEEPLDVPAALQAAPTPTVLLDCLSLWVSNLLLADLPDAAVLSRADALLAAARARPGLTVLVTNEVGFGIVPDNALARRYRDLLGWVNQKAAAASDEAWLLLSGLPLQLNPAPLFPLQKEPYAP from the coding sequence GTGATCGTGTTCGTGACGGGTGGTGCCCGCAGCGGCAAGAGCCGTTTTGCCGAGCGCCGCGCTGCCGCGGCCGGTGCGGAGGTCACCTACCTCGCCACTGCCCAGGCCTTGGATGCCGAGATGGCGGAACGCATCGCCCGCCACCGCGCGGACCGCCCAGCCTCCTGGCTCACGGCTGAAGAGCCGCTGGACGTGCCCGCCGCCCTACAGGCCGCCCCCACCCCCACGGTCCTCCTCGACTGCCTGAGCCTGTGGGTGAGCAACCTGCTGCTCGCGGACCTTCCCGACGCGGCGGTGTTGTCCCGTGCCGATGCCCTGCTTGCCGCCGCCCGTGCTCGGCCCGGTCTCACCGTCCTCGTGACGAACGAGGTGGGCTTCGGGATCGTTCCGGACAATGCCCTCGCGCGGCGTTACCGCGACCTGCTGGGCTGGGTGAATCAAAAGGCGGCCGCCGCCAGCGACGAAGCCTGGCTGCTGCTGAGCGGCCTGCCCCTCCAGCTCAACCCCGCGCCGCTTTTCCCCCTGCAAAAGGAGCCTTATGCACCCTGA
- a CDS encoding APH(3') family aminoglycoside O-phosphotransferase, with product MTAVLPESLRRVLPAARWEAVTTGRSGAEVWRSQRYVVKVQARGGLPVSTLLQERERLRWLWRRVPVPAVVGYEVTPTHEYLALSRLPGIPMSHPDAALHPERVTDLLARALRELHALPVRECPFNMSLPVTLRLARERVQAGVVDESDFDEERQGRSAAELLSELIRTRPETEDIVVTHGDACLPNVLLNGEYVEGFVDVGRAGLADRHADLALAWRSLRHNLGPEHAERFLDLYGRALVDERKLAYYRLLDELF from the coding sequence ATGACTGCTGTGCTCCCCGAATCCCTTCGCCGCGTGCTCCCCGCTGCCCGTTGGGAGGCGGTGACCACAGGAAGAAGCGGCGCGGAGGTATGGCGCTCGCAGAGATACGTGGTCAAGGTGCAGGCGCGCGGCGGCCTGCCGGTGAGCACCCTCCTGCAGGAGCGCGAGCGGCTGCGCTGGCTGTGGAGAAGGGTGCCGGTACCGGCCGTGGTCGGGTACGAGGTGACCCCCACGCACGAGTACCTCGCCCTGTCGCGCCTGCCCGGCATTCCCATGAGCCACCCGGACGCAGCGCTCCACCCCGAGCGCGTCACGGACCTGTTGGCCCGCGCCCTGCGCGAGCTGCATGCCCTCCCAGTGCGTGAGTGCCCCTTCAACATGTCGCTCCCCGTCACCCTGCGCCTGGCCCGCGAGCGCGTGCAGGCCGGGGTGGTGGACGAGAGCGATTTCGACGAGGAACGGCAGGGCCGCAGCGCCGCCGAGCTCCTCAGCGAACTCATCCGCACCCGTCCCGAGACGGAAGACATCGTCGTCACGCACGGCGACGCTTGCCTGCCGAACGTGCTGCTGAACGGTGAGTACGTGGAGGGCTTCGTGGATGTGGGCCGTGCGGGCCTGGCGGACCGGCACGCCGACCTCGCGCTCGCCTGGCGCAGCCTGCGGCACAACCTGGGACCGGAGCACGCCGAGCGGTTCCTCGACCTCTACGGGCGCGCGCTGGTGGACGAACGCAAGCTGGCCTACTACCGCCTGCTGGATGAGCTGTTCTGA
- a CDS encoding GlsB/YeaQ/YmgE family stress response membrane protein, translated as MSWIILILVGALCGWLASLIMKTDAQQGAVANILIGIVGALLAQWIFGGLLGIGSAEVAGSGFSFWSIIWGIVGSVVLIAILKALRILR; from the coding sequence ATGAGTTGGATCATCCTTATTCTGGTCGGTGCCCTGTGTGGTTGGCTCGCAAGCTTGATCATGAAGACCGACGCCCAGCAGGGCGCGGTCGCCAACATCCTGATCGGCATTGTGGGCGCACTCCTGGCCCAGTGGATCTTTGGTGGCCTGCTTGGGATCGGCAGCGCCGAGGTCGCGGGAAGCGGCTTCAGCTTCTGGAGCATCATCTGGGGCATCGTGGGCAGCGTGGTGCTGATCGCCATCCTCAAGGCGCTGCGCATCCTGCGTTAA
- the thrC gene encoding threonine synthase: MPGLIERYREYLPVTDRTPPLSLHEGSTPLISAPRLSERLGVDLYLKYEGLNPTGSFKDRGMVMAVAKAVEDGADTIICASTGNTSAAAAAYAARAGLKCIVLIPDGKIALGKLAQAMAYGARVVAINGNFDAALRLVRQISAKHPIALVNSVNPYRLQGQKTGAFEIVDDLGRAPDILAIPVGNAGNISAYWMGFREYSEAGRSSTLPRLWGFQAEGAAPLVRNAIVDEPQTIATAIRIGNPASADLARAAVRESGGLFDLASDDEIMHAYNLIAQEGVFCEPASATPVAGLLKLHAAGRLTPGQTVVAVLTGNGLKDPNAALHAVEAPAAVEASMERVLESVL; this comes from the coding sequence ATGCCCGGACTGATTGAACGCTACCGCGAGTACCTGCCCGTGACCGACCGCACGCCCCCCCTCAGCCTGCACGAGGGCAGCACGCCGCTGATTTCCGCGCCGCGGCTGAGCGAGCGGCTGGGCGTCGACCTGTATCTGAAGTACGAGGGCCTCAACCCCACGGGGAGCTTTAAAGACCGCGGCATGGTGATGGCGGTCGCCAAGGCGGTGGAGGACGGGGCAGACACCATCATCTGCGCCAGCACCGGCAACACCAGCGCCGCCGCCGCCGCCTACGCCGCCCGCGCGGGCCTGAAGTGCATCGTCTTGATTCCCGATGGGAAGATCGCCCTGGGCAAGCTCGCGCAGGCGATGGCCTACGGCGCGCGCGTCGTGGCGATCAACGGGAACTTTGACGCGGCCCTGCGGTTGGTGCGGCAGATCAGCGCCAAGCACCCCATCGCGCTGGTGAACTCGGTCAATCCCTATCGCCTCCAGGGACAGAAGACCGGAGCCTTTGAGATCGTCGACGATCTGGGGCGCGCGCCCGACATCCTCGCCATTCCGGTGGGCAACGCCGGAAACATCAGCGCGTACTGGATGGGCTTTCGTGAGTACTCCGAGGCGGGCCGGAGCAGCACCCTGCCCCGCCTGTGGGGCTTTCAGGCGGAAGGCGCGGCGCCCTTGGTCCGCAACGCCATCGTGGACGAGCCGCAAACCATCGCCACGGCCATCCGCATCGGCAATCCGGCCAGCGCCGACCTCGCCCGCGCTGCTGTGCGCGAGTCGGGTGGCCTCTTTGACCTGGCCTCCGACGACGAGATCATGCACGCCTACAACCTGATTGCGCAGGAGGGCGTGTTTTGCGAGCCTGCCAGCGCCACGCCGGTCGCCGGGCTGCTGAAACTGCACGCGGCGGGGAGGCTCACGCCGGGCCAAACGGTGGTGGCCGTCCTCACCGGCAACGGCCTCAAGGATCCCAACGCGGCCCTGCACGCCGTAGAGGCCCCGGCGGCGGTGGAGGCGAGCATGGAGCGGGTGTTGGAGAGCGTGTTGTGA
- the cobT gene encoding nicotinate-nucleotide--dimethylbenzimidazole phosphoribosyltransferase, with protein MHPDLAALIAAIRPADSAAMQAARERQAQLTKPAGALGDLEDLAIRLSGVLGSPRPHPRGVAVLVAAGDHGVAAAGVSAYPPEVTPAMVANFLADTPAGPGGAAVNAIARTVGARVYVMDAGVNADLPDHPRLVRAALRRGTRDLRREGAMTRAETEALVLAGAALARRAVEEGADLLVPGEMGIGNTTPAAAITARMLSLDPARVTGRGTGVDDTALGRKVAAVRAALERQASTPADPLGVLADLGGFEIAAMLGMMLQGAALRRAVILDGFVEGAAALIGVALAPFLRDFLFPAGECAEAGHGAQLAHLGLKPMFRLGLRLGEGTGGVLAAPLLLAAAATLREMRTFAEAGVPGSEVTSAQ; from the coding sequence ATGCACCCTGACCTTGCCGCCCTGATCGCCGCCATTCGTCCTGCCGACTCCGCCGCCATGCAGGCCGCCCGGGAGCGCCAGGCCCAGCTCACCAAACCCGCTGGGGCGCTGGGTGACCTCGAAGACCTGGCCATTCGTCTCAGCGGGGTTCTGGGAAGCCCCCGGCCCCATCCACGCGGTGTGGCCGTGCTCGTGGCTGCCGGAGACCACGGCGTTGCGGCGGCGGGCGTCAGCGCCTATCCCCCCGAGGTGACGCCCGCGATGGTGGCGAACTTCCTGGCCGACACCCCCGCCGGGCCGGGCGGCGCCGCCGTCAACGCGATCGCCCGCACCGTGGGGGCCCGCGTCTACGTGATGGACGCGGGGGTGAACGCCGACCTCCCCGATCACCCCCGGCTGGTGCGGGCGGCGCTGCGGCGCGGCACCCGCGATCTGCGCCGCGAGGGGGCCATGACCCGCGCTGAGACAGAAGCCCTCGTGCTGGCGGGTGCGGCCCTCGCCCGCCGCGCGGTGGAGGAGGGGGCTGACCTCCTCGTTCCCGGCGAGATGGGGATTGGCAACACCACGCCCGCCGCCGCGATTACCGCCCGGATGCTGAGCCTCGATCCAGCCAGGGTGACGGGCCGGGGCACCGGGGTGGACGACACGGCGCTGGGGCGCAAGGTGGCCGCCGTGCGGGCGGCACTGGAGCGGCAGGCGAGCACACCCGCCGATCCCCTGGGCGTGCTCGCCGACCTGGGCGGCTTCGAGATCGCGGCGATGCTGGGGATGATGCTCCAGGGAGCCGCCCTGCGCCGGGCCGTGATCCTTGACGGCTTCGTGGAGGGGGCAGCGGCCCTGATCGGCGTGGCCCTGGCCCCATTCCTGCGCGACTTCCTGTTTCCGGCGGGCGAGTGTGCCGAGGCTGGCCACGGCGCGCAGCTCGCGCACCTGGGCCTCAAACCGATGTTTCGCCTGGGCCTGCGCCTGGGCGAGGGCACCGGGGGCGTCCTGGCCGCGCCCCTGCTGCTCGCGGCCGCCGCCACTCTGCGCGAGATGCGGACCTTTGCGGAGGCCGGGGTGCCGGGGAGCGAGGTGACTTCGGCACAATAG
- a CDS encoding GNAT family N-acetyltransferase: MPEAATVRVLTAADAPAYREVRLRALQTDPLAFITTAAEFAGRPLTEVAAQLEPRADAVTFGAFVAGELVGLLTIVREERAALRHRASIFGVSVQPEARGRGCGDALLRAGIAHVRTWEGVTSLHLAVMETQHPARRLYERHGFQVWGTQPDAVQAANGQRYAEHHLILRL; encoded by the coding sequence GTGCCTGAAGCCGCCACCGTCCGCGTCCTGACCGCCGCCGATGCGCCCGCCTACCGCGAGGTGCGTCTCCGGGCGTTGCAGACCGACCCGCTCGCCTTTATCACCACCGCTGCCGAATTCGCCGGGCGGCCCCTGACAGAGGTGGCTGCCCAGCTGGAGCCCCGCGCCGACGCCGTCACCTTCGGTGCGTTCGTGGCCGGTGAATTGGTTGGCCTCCTGACCATCGTGCGGGAGGAGCGGGCCGCCCTCAGGCACCGCGCCAGCATCTTCGGCGTGTCGGTGCAGCCGGAGGCCCGGGGGCGGGGGTGCGGAGACGCCCTGCTGCGGGCGGGGATCGCCCACGTGCGGACCTGGGAGGGCGTGACCTCGCTGCACCTCGCGGTGATGGAAACGCAGCACCCCGCCCGCCGCCTGTACGAGCGGCACGGCTTTCAGGTGTGGGGCACGCAACCGGACGCCGTTCAGGCCGCGAACGGGCAGCGGTACGCCGAGCACCACCTGATTCTGCGGCTCTGA
- a CDS encoding phosphoribosylanthranilate isomerase, translated as MRVKVCGTTSVRDALLAAEAGADALGFIFAPVSRRLVSPQVAREAGLRVGPAVGRVGVFLNQPLDEVLRTAEAARVSAVQLHGDCPGVYVREVARYYPVLRVLSPADLRREDVLETLGWPGVTPMLDAPEPGSGVPLDWLALRERVPAGAWLAGGLGPANVAEAIRVLSPAGVDAVSRLEQEPGIKDPERVRAFVRAARQA; from the coding sequence GTGCGGGTCAAGGTCTGCGGGACGACCTCGGTTCGTGACGCCCTGCTGGCAGCCGAAGCGGGTGCAGACGCCCTGGGGTTTATCTTCGCCCCGGTGAGTCGGCGTCTCGTCTCGCCACAGGTGGCGCGGGAAGCAGGGCTGCGGGTGGGTCCAGCGGTGGGGCGCGTCGGCGTCTTTCTGAATCAGCCGCTGGACGAGGTGCTGCGAACGGCCGAGGCGGCGCGGGTGAGCGCCGTGCAGCTGCACGGGGACTGCCCGGGGGTTTACGTGCGGGAAGTCGCCCGCTATTATCCCGTCTTGCGCGTTCTGAGCCCCGCTGACCTGCGGCGGGAGGACGTGCTGGAAACACTGGGCTGGCCTGGAGTCACGCCCATGCTCGACGCGCCGGAACCGGGGAGCGGTGTACCGCTCGACTGGTTGGCGCTGCGGGAGAGGGTTCCGGCAGGAGCCTGGCTGGCGGGAGGACTGGGGCCAGCGAATGTGGCCGAGGCCATTCGGGTGCTGTCACCTGCCGGTGTCGATGCCGTGAGCCGCCTCGAGCAGGAGCCCGGCATCAAGGATCCAGAGCGGGTCCGGGCCTTTGTGCGGGCGGCGCGGCAGGCGTGA